The stretch of DNA tttttttttttgtcacggCGTTGTCCGTTTGTCATCGACGTATGATTTTGAATATCTCTTTGGTATATTCCACatctcttttatttttctttgtcctAAGGTCTTTTTTTACTTGTTCCATTGTATATCACCTTCAACTAATCTCATTCCTCTTGTCGCAGATATTTTGTTATCTGACCTTTATGAGATAATTTTTAGGTTACTGGAAATTATACAATTTGAAGCAATTGTGTCAAATAGTGTAGCTAAAACTTTAACGTTTCCAAAGCTTCTGCTTACAATGCAGTCATACTGCTGCTGTGTTAGTTTTATTTTCTGTACTGTGAGATAATGTGATTCCACACTAGTCTTTAATTAAATCGACAAAACTGCTAAGGACCTGTTTCATGAAACTTAAAGTCATGTTAACATTTTGTTAATGTAAAAATAAGTCTAAATCCATAAATAGCTGCTCTTATTGAACCAATTAAACGATTTAAATTGGTTAACAGTTTCAGAACGGTACAGTGAAGCGGCATTTATTGAGGACAATATATGTTCTAAATGTCAGAATGACTTAAGTTCTATTAAAATGCAGCAAATAAtctaaaatgaatataaataaaagagtatgaaatcaaatatcgtgtacaaattttgtaaatactCCATAAAATGCAAGATTTATTGTACCAAGTGCCAGGGGGGAATGGACGGGCTTATAACTTTATACTATAATGTATCAATCATGGATTCACGTATTTTATTATATCTTATATTTAGTCATGTATATATTGTGTTGCCGTcgagttcagtagttttgttatactttttttttacttacgcCAACAAGTGATGATTCTATATATTGAACTTTATGTACTATTGATACGACTTTGAACATCATCATAAAACTTGCTACTGCGCCAACCACGCCCATGGTAATCGTCAATAATCGTCCTATTGGAAACAAAGTAATTTTTGATTTCATTTTGGgttaatatatttgttattttaaaaataaaaaaaaaagtcataaataatATCAGGTTTGTATAAAGCTctcagaaaagaaaagaaaagtatattgttgttcctgcggacaaagcttcacataatattgtctttgtatgtaaatcgtactACTACGATTGCCTtataaaagaattaggaataaattAGCTCTCAGGTAGTCCCACATACAAACACATATCATTTGAAAAGGATGAGATTTTGccgaatcataagtccttcatggcttcaacgaacattacattgaacaacaaattggAGGACTTTCCgtgtttgtattggatacataaGCTTCACAAGATCCCATACAAACAACGGTCTATTACCGGTTCATCTGCATGTAcgactaaagaattgtccatcagattgacaaaaattcTATCCACAGTAACAGAGAGTCTTCAGAATATTgtgaaggtaccaggattataatttagtacgccagacgcgtgctgactactgggctggtgatatcctcggggacgaaacgtccaccagcagtggcatcaacccagtggtgtaaatagttatcacttggtcgatgccactgctggtggacgtttcgtccccgagggtatcaccagcacagaagTGTTGagtgttggcatgaatatcaatattgtcaTCTTTTcgataaatttcctgtttacaaaactttgaatttatcgaaaaactaagaatttttcttatccaaggcatagattaccttagccgtatttgacaaatttttttggaattttggatcctcaatgctcttcaactttgtacttgtttggctttataaatattttgatataagcgtcactgatgagtcttatgtagacgaaacgcgcgtatgacgtactaaattataatcatcctggtacctttgataactatttacaccactaggtcgatgtcactgctggtggacgtttcgtccccgagggtatcaccagccgagtagtcaacacttcggtgttgacatgaatatcaataatgtggtcatttttataaatttcctgtttacaaaactttgaaaatatcgaaaaactaaggattttcttatcccaggcatagattaccttagccgtatgtggcacaacttttttggaatttcggatcctcaatgctcttcaactttgtacttgtttggctttataaatattttgatatgagcgtcactgatgagtcttatgtagacgaaacgcgcgtatggcgtactaaattataatcatcctggtacctttgataactatttacaacactaggtcgatgtcactgctggtggacgtttcgtccccgatgatatcaccagccgagtagtcaacacttcggtgttgacatgaatatcaataatgtggtcatttttataaatttcctgtttacaaaactttgaaaatatcgaaaaactaaggattttcttatcccaggcatagattaccttagccgtatgtggcacaacttttttggaatttcggatcctcaatgctcttcaactttgtacttgtttggctttataaatattttgatatgagcgtcactgatgagtcttatgtagacgaaacgcgcgtatggcgtactaaattataatcatcctggtacctttgataactatttacaccactaggtcgatgtcactgctggtggacgtttcgtccccgagggtatcaccagccgagtagtcaacacttcggtgttgacatgaatatcaataatgtggtcatttttataaatttcctgtttacaaaactttgaaaatatcgaaaaactaaggattttcttatcccaggcatagattaccttagccgtatgtggcacaacttttttggaatttcggatcctcaatgctcttcaactttgtacttgtttggctttataaatattttgatatgagcgtcactaatgagtcttatgtagatgaaacgcgcgtctggtgtactaaattataatcctggtacctttaataactatttacgccactgggtcgatgccactgctggtagacgtttcgtccccgagagtatcacaagcccagtagtcaacacttcggtgttgtcatgaatatcaataatgtggtcatttttataaatttcctgtttacaaaactttgaaaatatcgaaaaactaaggattttcttatcccagggatagattaccttacccgtatttggcacaactttttggaatttcggatcctcaatgctcttcaactttgtacttgtttggctttataaatattttgatttgagcgtcactgatgagtcttatgtagatgaaacgcgcgtctggtgtactaaattataatcctggtacctttaataactatttacgccactgctggtagacgtttcgtccccgagagtatcaccagcccagtagtcaacacttcggtgttgacatgaatatcaatattgtggtcatttttataaatttccggtttacaaaactttgaatttatcgaaaaactaaggattttcttatcccaggcatatattacctgagccgtatttggaacaactttttggaattttggatcctcaatgctcttcaactttgtacttatttggctttataaatattttgatatgagcgtcactgatgagtcttatgtagacgaaacgcgcgtctggcgtactaaattataatcctggtacctttgataactattatcaaaggtaccaggattataatttagtactatTTACTCGCGTAGTcaggcggaaacccggttgaaatagaacaaaaaaatcGAAGGTCTTTGTTAAAGAAGGCGATAAATGcctactgtaatgtttactatagtaacacaaattttaaaagttaatagaaacaagtaaaatgacaattttcttctcaataacgaagtgttttatttaaaaacaccatttgcataagttttcaatttatctattacatagttcaGCAGAAAAATTAGATATCCAGTCGatgacatgggtatctatcaagttggatgaagaaaatgcataacctccgatttaaaaaaaaaatttaccacggacggagaacatatcaatctattagtgtagtaatttttgtgtctgcccttccattatgtgactcaagaaaaaaattccaaaaaatgggtaacaattatATCGAAaaagaaaatcgagtgcacctttgtatgttagggcgtgtttgagttgaatattttatCTTGAAATCGTACTAAGCAAGAATATTtaatacatcatctcgcttcagattctatcatttttatatttcaaagctacagattgactttataacataaaaaaatcacagtactaaaagatgaaacaTATCGGTCAAGTGAAATAtatatctaatgaatcacaaaaacagagtaggtgtgttcgaatagctattttttctaataaaaagacttgacgacagtctttaaagtcataagaaacctcaaatcaaaaaaaaataatggatatgtttttttataactcaatggatagatttcattataaaacttatgtacatatacttttttctgaagaaaattctttaatttattcatattaagAAGACgcttcatttattttcattgcttctttccaggaagcaattcccccgacatattttccgtatgcaaagtgacctcagtgtgacccatctcgtaaaattccggtgatcacaatacgcatggatgtccttaaaataaactattatctgaatttacatgttaaaaacgtgctcaatttccatgcttttttgttgattttttgtcgattgttgacaaacaggtgacaatcgttaaacttcggcttcaagacacgaactttaattacctgccatattttcacaacaacactgaccgattgaaaaaaaattgacgattatacgaaatttacacgaaaaatatgataaattcgtgcacagaagactaagttaatgatgtttgtatgcattggttcaagaattggaagaacattatttttcaccggtcactcgtttcttatgactttaaagttggatgatgaaaatgcatatcttcgaaaaaaaaaaatttttttgagtgtgataactagggtttatagtcttcaaccactaacaaaatctagtctgcccttccacgaaataattaataagacttttttttaaatgtttatgaattttcgaaaattccacctgacaaccgaacagacaatattttaaAGTTGAACCAATGCAGataagatcattaactgatgctcattagctagaagatacatttgtcttttaaaatacaactgacatttaaggatcgtaatggtgctatatggaaaaatttatcggttttcaagagcaaaattggcatcCCTACAgtggcttccatttttacgattgtgaaaatgaactggcgtaatggggagataattttgacgaagtagaatcctgactgtagtGGTATTAACCGTATCTGGATTCTAAAAAACTCTAAGAAAAAACTCCTGGATTCTTTTAAATCtcaaactttttttctgaaattagttctatcaacaCTTGTGATTTTTCAACCCTCTATATTTTTCATTGCCCATGAGAAATAGAAAAACGTCTAAATTGTAGCATACACTATAACTTTATTGATTTTGGATACCATATGGCATATTTTAtaaatagtgaacaaaaaggtaaaacatgctacacggaaaaagtgatcagtatgctggagtttctgattgacaacatatttgttgaaattATAGGTTGACTTtacaacaaattgtcggcattcctatgggaacgaattGTTTGCCTCTACATGCcgacctctttttattttcatatgagtcggagttccttctaacacttgtcaaaaacaagaagatcaaagaagccaggtcaattaatttcacattcagatatattgaagaTGTTCTTACCATTTATAAttaaaacttttctgattggtttCCATAAAtgtatcccccagaactagaaattaaagaaacaacagacactaCTTCCTGCGCCTCATGtgtagacttatacctcgaatttgtcatacacggtcatctcagtacaCGGATCACAAAAGAGACGATTcgaattttaaaattatcatttcccCGACctaagtagcaatataccaacttcaactgcatatgggatatacatttcccaacttattcggtattcaagagcttgcagctgctactcacaccagtgtctgagcagaaaattaTGAACCAGGGCTATTTCAAAGAacgttcatcggaagataccaagaccttttTGATGAATATTCcgtttcaacttcacaaataatacacgatggtcttgaagtatttTCTTGGTgctgacattgtttatcatcttaataacatgTTATAGTTATTTGTCAttttgaatattacttttactgtttaatgtattttttgtgatatccatttgacgttgcTCGGTAAatgtacatcccgtcattttgttattgtgctatagtaaaattttgtatttttgtccttcagttttgtgctttgtctatgaccttttatgtttctttgttacatattttttggtttttatagtgattaagataattaCACAATGTTGACGGTTTACCcctgttttgacatttttacctattatatctgtttgtcttagtcacacatcgttgtcaatataatgaaattttatgcgactgtcatacaagtgagaggtttagctagctattaaaaaagtttaatccaccattttctaaataagaaaatggctgtattaagtcaggaatatgacagttggtatccattcggttgttgtgtttgagcttttgattttgccatttgataagggtctctccgttttgaattttctgcagagttcggtatttttgtgattttcccaAAGGATGTCGATTGTATGTTATAAACACGTTCTACAGcgtaacacaaaaaaatcatttctaaattaTGTCAGTTTTGTTAAATTGATGTGTTGGTCCGATTAGATTTTCGATCTATAATGTTGCTCTTCCTAAAACTAGATTTATTTTCAGCGTCGACCATTCTTTTCTATTAAACAAAGTTGGACTTGTTCTTTCAAACTGTCCCTACATAAGGACAAACACTTAAATTATAAGAGCTTGTGCagatcttttgattttgtctgTTTCCACATCTGATACACACAGCCCCTTGCGTAGAAAGGTAGTTTTACAGTAACTCTAAAGTCCAGTTTTGTTTCctaataaaatagattttaataatTCGGAAACATCTTGAATGTAGCATTTGACAGATTCAACAATATAACATTGCTTAGTTTCCATGTGAATCGTCCACACATAAAACCGTTATAAAGCAATTGATATAATGTAGACAAAAAAACCTATATTGCAGTGCAGACAActgcatatttgttttgtttaaaaagtgaATTCTCCACTCTAGAACTTTTCTGTTTTTACACGTACGGTTTTGATGTTTTGATAAACAGTCTGTGAAAACTTCTGTCTTCTTTACTGTTTTACAaggattaaaaaatatattacatctGGACTTGTTTGTGTGCCATTATGTTTATTAGTAAGGGTAAACAATATCAAATCCATACCTTCTGCATTGCCACCACCTGTACTAGTTGGTTTAGGCATAGTAATAGTTTTCCCAACTGTTGAAgcttaaattgtaaaaaaatattattttttatttttttccttacacaagatcatacatgtataaagctaGTTTATAATGATAGTATACAGTTAGAGCAAATGTTTTATGactattttgaattatatatgTTGTTGATGTTAGACCTCATCGATGACACGAAAAGGTGAAGAAAATATCAATTGACAATCAATCAGAAATCATAGTCAATTTAAGGCTACGGTTGTATAACGAGGTTCAAATTCAATAAATCGATTAAAAAGATACAATCAAGATAACAAGCCATCATCGAGGGAATCGCTACAGCAAAATTGGATGCATCGACAAGGTAAGCATCTGCTAAAGAACGATTATTCAAAGATAAACGAACAACATCTTGGCTTGAAAAAATCCAGATAAAAATCCAGTCTACATCACCAAGATAAACCGATGTTCAAACGCGGGAGACTATGTTGCTTCAAAAGCAAAATCCGCAAATGTAAGCAAATAGTGACACTCATCAAGCTACTCATTGCAACTACTGTAGGTAAACATACATTGAAAATGTGCAAGTAGAACATATCTATGGTTATTTGATACGCAGATAATACATAAATGTCGATCAAATCTTTGTTGGGACAGTTAAAATGTCGACGCAACGAATTCAAATTTACAACCCTTTGTTAATATTTAAGAATAGACTTTTTTATTCGTCTTTAAAATTgtattcatgataaaaaaaaaagtcccaaTCAAACAAACTGACATATTTGAAAGCACTCTGTTCTCTTACACGAAGCTTCTGACTAATCCTAAATTTAAAAGATACATTAAATGAATAGGGAGGGTGAAAGTTCTTATTTAGAGGTTTCGGGTCGGACAgtcatatataattttttttaaagaggtaCACTTGGAAAATAGATTgtcaaaatattcaatattttagaatattttgaccaaatcattatgaatatataaaaaagtgtTTAATGACAGAACTGCTATATTCGCTGGGGGTgttgacataaaaaaagaaaggCACATTATATATTGATTTCAATGTATCCTTCGAACGGTACTTCCTCGGAAATCTTGACAGAGAAACCTTGTCTAAATTTCGGGAGGTTTTGTGATCCCAACTTTGCACGACTTACATTAAGCATGTCAAAAATAAAGGACTCAACCAGCTTAAACACAAACAATCATTATAAGAATAAATTATGTGCAATCAAATATTGGAAATTACGAAGATGGAAATATGCTGCCGTATTCAATCGACCTAACAGACAAAGTCTAAAGGAACAAAGTTTGTATTGTTTCTTGCTTCTGCATCAGGTTATTGTATACCTGTGTTTGTGAGGCTGTACTATTACTTGATCAACACAAAAGATAACATTACACGTCAATATCAAATAAACCTGACATCTGATCGAAGTTTAATTGTTGATAGATGTTTACCATGCTATATCTTCATATTTCGTGTGTAgagcttattttttttcaatttggttACATGTTTAGTCAgtgaaaaacaattaaatattttacattggtACGAAAtacttatttaaaatttaaaattttcgaTTTGGTcgtttatgagatttgaacagcGGTGAACTGCTGCTGTCTTAATTTAACGACAAACTAAAGGAATTATACAAAATGGTAAGACTTAAATCTGAAGCTAGGAATAACACTGCATCACTTTTATACCGGAGATGTTATaagattatataaaaatgtacacTTTCAAATTTCCATCAATACCAACTCCTCGAGTAAAGGTTATCAATGAATTATCTACTAAATATAAACGATGCATACACTGCTGATCAGTGATAATTGTACCTGTGTTGTAATAATTCTGGATTTGAAACTCTGTTGACTCATCCTCATTCATAGGTTTGTACTCTCCAATTGTCACTGCAAATTGATAAAGTTGAAATAAAGTTTCCTTAGCTTCTATTCATGGATTCTTTCGTATATATTTTTAGACAACTGATTTTCTATTACATATCCATCACCTTTTGAAACAGTTTGAAACCCTGTTGTCTCTGTATTTTTCACTAGCAGTATAACAGCATGCTATTGTCCAAATTTGATACCAGGAGTTTGGCGAATTAATGTTGCTGATTTTTAAGTTAGGTTAACACGGATGTCGTTTTTCAAGTGTTTGTCACGGTATTCTTTGTACAACTTAGACTTATGATTTCGATTTTCTCCTTTACATCTGCGTATATTTTCTTCATCCGGAATAAATTATTGTGTTGGTCCAATGTGAAGTGTCACGTTGTTGTGTTGCCTGCCTGCTTCATAATGTCTTATTTGGTCAAGTctgttttttaatatgacaacTGTTTTACGTTTTTGAAAAGCCACGTGAGAaagtaataaataataattgtcCAATCAAAACGCTTATATTTTCACACCAAACAGATTTTGGTCCGTATATATTTGCGttcattcgtttttcgttttgaaatgtaaacaaaaaacaaaaaatatctcCAGTGTTTTCATTTAtcgtttttgatttctcaaaaaccaaaattaataacaaaagcgttttcgtttttcgtttttgatttcttgaaAATCTAAATGGAAAACGaaattcttttcatttttgtatttaatttcactaaacaagaaaagaaatcgACATTTGAATTTAAGTTTGCTTTTTGTCCTATTCAATTCTGGTTTTACGTTGTTCAATGTTATCCTTTTCCTTTTTTGACCATTGATATTATTATATGCCAATGTAGTGCGCTTTCAtccttgttttaatttttttccccaTCCCATTCCTTGAATGTACGCGTATGATGAAAGCTTTTTTTCCAAAAGGCTGTATCTGCGTATACTATAAATTAAGAAGTAAttacgtgcatttattattgcgatttttgaaTGATGGACAAACATGCGAGATTAATTATTACCATAAACTAAATTGTATCACAATCCTTTGTCTTATTCAAACAAATGCTTGCAACATACCTTTGCCATATGTGACCAGGAAAACCAACATTTCATCAGTTATGTCATATCTATAAGAAACAAAATCGGCTGGGTTTCTTAATtcgtttaaataaaatttatacggTACTGCCAAGAATAAGCACTCGTGACTTGTCCAATTGAAGTTAAATCCGTCACAGTCAATGCCATACTTTATAATTGCAATACAATGTTCTTCACATTCGACTGGTGTGCTGGCTATGATACTTGTCAACAGAAGTACGTCGACAGTAAACTTATCAGTAACTTGAACAAAAGAAATGTTTTCTGGAAAACAATTATGtgtaaaattaaaagtaaaaaaggtAATATATCcccaaatgaataaaaatatttaccGATTTTTTCATATtctgaaaatatacaaaaaggGTAGTTTTCACTTTGAGtaaagtttgttcttatgtcGGCTGTTCAAATGTGAGCGTTTACCATTATTTTTAACCCGACACTATTTTTTGTGACGGTCCCAATTTAGGAAATTGTAATTCATTGATTTTCGTGAGTTGCTGTCATATTTGTTTcagttatttgtttactataaataTGAAAGTTAAGATTTCCTTTGAAATTAACACCCtatgctctttaactttatatttgtttggctttctaactgaTTTGATCtaagcgtaactgatgagtcttatgtagacgaaacgcgcgtctgtcgtatcaAATTAagagcctggtacctttgataactatttacaccactgggttaatgctactgctggtggacgtttcgtccccgagggtatcacaagcccagtattTAGCACTTtttatgttgacatgaatatcaattattgtcatttttataaataagctgtttgcaaaagtatgaattattcgaaaaacgtAGAAatttcttatcccatgcatagataaccttagccatatttgcGAAAATTTTCGAAATTTTGGGTcagcaatgctcttcaactttatgtAAGTATGGCTTTTTTACTATTTCGGTCtaagcgtcaatgatgagtcttatgtacacgaaacgcacgtatggcgtatcaaattataagcctgataccttttTGTTAATACATTGGTGAACATTGAAAGTTTGATAATAGTAAACCACTATCGCATCCTCTACCATTCACCATGATTTACGTGGATTGCCGAATTTATAAAGAGAATGTCTTAAATTAGATGATAACCTGTTTGTTTTTCGCACATAATGTCATGTAGAGGCTTTGTGCAGGACTCTCTGTACGTCTCAATAATATAAAATCCAATGGGAGGAGGTAGTACAACCCCATAATCACACATTGTTTCCTCAACGACTGCATCTGGATACTTTAATGGCTCAACCCAAAATAACACCCCgctataaaaaatgaaatttcgtGTGGTTAGAATGTgtatcaatatttagaaaaaatatgatataattacaAAATATCTACAAGAATAAACATTTTAAGAAGGAGATAGTTTTCATGGCAattgtaacaaaaataaaatatactaagTAACTACGATGACCATGTAAAACCTCACCGAATTTCCTTTGGCGTGCTGTTCTTTAAATAATATAGACCAATATAATCGTAGTACTATCGATCCTTCTTGTAATGATAAACTTGTATTTAGATACGAATAAAATTAAGGCAACAGTGGTTTATTgatattcaaatataattaatCGAGAAGGAAGATACAAATCTAGATAATTCGAAAAATCTGAAGGAATCggataattttgtaaaaaaaggtatGAGACCAGATGCGTCGAAAGCGAAAGCGTTTATTATGCAAACATCCCAAGCAACGCAAATCCACAAtctggtttctgagattatcccacaCTATGATGtaaggtcaaatgtcaaggtcaacGTACACATTTTCATCCTCTGTTTTCCCCCAACCTAATAGGGTGTTTGAATGATAATAAAGTTTTCTGGTTTTGGACAGATAACTCTGTACCGACAAAAATTTAAGACTCCCAAGGTGAGTCCCGGATAGGAATTTGTGAGACCGTTACAAAGGGTttacctgaaaaaaaaatgttgtgaaCAATTGagagtttagtttaaacatattttatttgcttaaatatGCAAAAGGGATGAGGCACAAGTTAATCAAGCTTATATAGTCTTCTccctaataaataaaaataaaatttgaaatctatGTCATGACCTTGATATTTGACCTATCAAATTCTTTGGTCCCAGGTGTCCTTGCTGAAACATGATGGGTCTAAGAATTTTGGTTTAGGTGTTAAagtaattttgtcaaaaaaaacgTTAACGGGGGTTATGCTCTTTACGAACAGATCAtttctcttcggtcaaaatgtactCAAATTGCGCTTTGATGACATAAACATTTTTCCCTATTGACAATTCCTAATAAGCGTTTCTGGGATATAATAAAAACTAGtagtaaggtcaaaggtcaacctAAAAACTGATTTAAAACACACTTTAAACCCTTTAAACAGGTCAAAACACATAATGCGCTATCTGGGACTAACTTTGATCTTTGACCTTGTGACCGTTGTTAAGGTCATTAGTCCAAATATCAGTGCTAGAGACCCAATGGTTCTATGACCTTTTGTTTAATAGTTGAGGCAATTCTTTTCTTTTCTGAAAAATTTAACGGAAGTTatttatctccctcatgcaaagctctgattcctttctatgctttttggaccttttggcttatagctcttcatcttttatataagctttggatttcaaatttgTGGCCatgaacatcactgaagagacatgtattatcGAAATGCttatctggtgcaggaaaattgataccgttaatgttattatgcCATTTACAGCAAGTTCAAATCTTCCGGGCTAATTGTAAGAAatttgcgccttaatgacccaaacattcaAGGCTTCTGTAGATATTTGTGACACCAATACCAAGTGTGAACCTGAAATAAACATGTTGTGAACAATTGAGGTCTTTTCTTTTCgtaatgtaaaatatttgttaaccCTCAAAACTCGTCATTAATATTTAAGTGATTTTGATAAGTAACTGTTGATCCCTGTTGTAAAAGTGTTTCTT from Mytilus galloprovincialis chromosome 2, xbMytGall1.hap1.1, whole genome shotgun sequence encodes:
- the LOC143062308 gene encoding uncharacterized protein LOC143062308, whose amino-acid sequence is MCDYGVVLPPPIGFYIIETYRESCTKPLHDIMCEKQTENISFVQVTDKFTVDVLLLTSIIASTPVECEEHCIAIIKYGIDCDGFNFNWTSHECLFLAVPYKFYLNELRNPADFVSYRYDITDEMLVFLVTYGKVTIGEYKPMNEDESTEFQIQNYYNTASTVGKTITMPKPTSTGGGNAEGRLLTITMGVVGAVASFMMMFKVVSIVHKVQYIESSLVGVSKKKV